A single window of Cytobacillus dafuensis DNA harbors:
- a CDS encoding P-loop NTPase family protein, with amino-acid sequence MEKIIPTKIHIIGSVGSGKTSLARELSYKLNIPFYELDNVVWERHKSGDIRRTEEEREGYLNTIIHSEAWIVEGVHTEEWVANSFPHAELIIFLDTNYSVRTYRIIKRFALQKLGFEKSNYKPTIKIFFKMFKWNRYFEEVGKPNFYNKFGIYNDKIVVARNKSEIENSFKDKFNIKNFGRKK; translated from the coding sequence TTGGAAAAAATAATTCCTACTAAAATACATATTATAGGTTCAGTTGGAAGTGGAAAAACAAGTTTAGCTAGAGAGTTATCCTATAAGTTGAATATTCCATTTTATGAATTAGATAATGTTGTTTGGGAAAGGCATAAATCCGGCGATATAAGAAGAACGGAAGAAGAAAGAGAAGGATATCTTAATACTATTATTCATTCTGAAGCTTGGATTGTAGAGGGAGTTCATACCGAAGAATGGGTAGCAAATAGCTTTCCTCATGCTGAATTGATTATCTTTTTAGATACAAATTATTCGGTGAGAACCTATCGAATAATAAAAAGATTTGCCCTGCAAAAACTTGGATTTGAAAAGTCAAACTATAAACCAACAATAAAAATATTTTTTAAAATGTTTAAATGGAATAGGTATTTTGAGGAAGTCGGAAAGCCCAATTTCTATAATAAATTTGGAATATATAATGACAAGATAGTAGTTGCGAGAAATAAGAGTGAAATTGAAAACTCTTTTAAAGATAAATTTAATATTAAAAACTTTGGGAGAAAAAAATGA
- a CDS encoding class I SAM-dependent methyltransferase → MNLLDRLIEQAKNPNGALGSFMLRIMNTAHSPMNKWALEQIKIRNEAVMLDIGCGGGKAIQLLSKRNPNGKIYGIDYSDQAVKDSIKANKLDVEKGKVDIRQASVTDIPFPEDVFDIITAFQTHYFWTDLEKGVKETFRVLKSEGCFLIIAEIYKINYHMKSYKTREEMEQLFKKAGFNTVKFYENKRWICIKGIK, encoded by the coding sequence TTGAACTTGCTAGATAGATTGATAGAACAAGCTAAGAATCCAAATGGAGCCTTAGGTTCGTTCATGTTGAGGATAATGAATACTGCTCATTCTCCAATGAATAAATGGGCTTTGGAGCAGATAAAAATTAGGAATGAAGCGGTCATGTTGGACATAGGCTGTGGAGGGGGAAAAGCTATACAATTATTGTCCAAAAGGAACCCAAACGGGAAAATATACGGTATAGATTATTCGGATCAGGCAGTAAAAGATTCCATAAAAGCGAATAAACTAGATGTAGAAAAAGGCAAAGTAGACATTCGTCAAGCAAGTGTGACGGATATCCCATTTCCAGAAGATGTCTTTGATATTATAACTGCCTTTCAAACACATTACTTTTGGACGGATTTAGAAAAAGGTGTAAAAGAAACTTTTAGAGTATTGAAATCAGAAGGATGCTTCTTGATTATTGCCGAAATCTACAAAATCAATTATCATATGAAATCTTATAAAACAAGGGAAGAAATGGAGCAATTGTTTAAAAAAGCGGGGTTTAACACTGTGAAATTTTATGAAAATAAAAGGTGGATTTGTATAAAAGGAATTAAATGA
- a CDS encoding PadR family transcriptional regulator, whose protein sequence is MSLRYGILGMLSKWEASGYDIKKEFDEYMSIFWHSHLSQIYPELNKLEKDELISSKLVKQVGKPDKKVYSITDKGRKELMNWLLTPPETLKMKDTFLMQTFFMDNIPAEEVLLKLRMYKKERQQRLEQIKIIMQDRLNSIKERNVMKSRILMSSAVLKRGIEQEMYYLKWCDETIELVEKCKFLWAKEEAARIEHINSQSENKEIQSTASATYTEVEEIFLKYFAGLVEEEK, encoded by the coding sequence ATGTCTTTGCGTTATGGAATACTGGGGATGTTAAGTAAATGGGAAGCCAGCGGTTATGATATCAAAAAAGAATTTGATGAATATATGAGTATATTCTGGCATTCTCATCTTTCACAAATTTATCCAGAGTTAAATAAACTTGAAAAAGACGAGCTAATTAGCAGTAAGCTAGTTAAACAAGTTGGAAAACCAGATAAAAAGGTGTACTCAATAACCGATAAGGGAAGAAAGGAGCTAATGAACTGGCTGCTCACTCCTCCTGAAACACTTAAAATGAAAGATACTTTCCTTATGCAGACCTTTTTTATGGACAATATCCCTGCTGAAGAAGTTCTTTTAAAACTAAGAATGTATAAAAAAGAACGACAACAACGACTCGAGCAGATAAAGATTATTATGCAAGATAGGTTGAATAGTATAAAAGAAAGAAATGTCATGAAGTCACGGATTTTAATGAGTTCCGCGGTTCTAAAGCGCGGCATTGAACAAGAAATGTATTATTTAAAATGGTGTGATGAGACAATAGAGTTAGTTGAAAAATGTAAATTTCTTTGGGCTAAGGAAGAGGCTGCGCGTATTGAGCATATTAATTCGCAAAGTGAAAATAAGGAAATCCAATCCACGGCTAGCGCCACGTATACCGAAGTCGAAGAAATCTTTTTAAAATATTTTGCAGGTTTAGTAGAGGAAGAAAAATAA
- a CDS encoding GNAT family N-acetyltransferase, giving the protein MTAKNNVKANIRTVCLEDATAVLDLQREIVSEGEFFISVIEEYNKTLEQHQDWIRKIIENEREAILVAEMDSKVVGLIVFSSQNLKRLSHTGSITMMIGKEHRNLGIGKLLLNELLTWAQQNPLIEKVSLGVFSTNQRAIALYKNMGFVEEGRKIKEFKLNDNEYIDDILMYKFV; this is encoded by the coding sequence ATGACGGCAAAAAACAATGTCAAAGCCAACATTCGTACTGTTTGCTTAGAGGATGCGACAGCAGTTTTAGATTTGCAGCGTGAAATTGTTAGTGAAGGTGAATTTTTTATTTCTGTTATAGAAGAATACAACAAAACGCTTGAACAACATCAAGATTGGATTCGAAAAATAATAGAGAACGAAAGAGAAGCAATATTAGTAGCTGAAATGGACAGTAAAGTGGTTGGATTAATCGTGTTCTCCTCTCAAAATCTAAAACGATTATCCCATACGGGTTCTATTACCATGATGATTGGAAAAGAACACAGAAATCTGGGGATAGGTAAGTTATTGTTAAATGAATTGTTAACTTGGGCACAGCAAAATCCACTTATAGAAAAAGTTAGCTTAGGCGTGTTCTCAACAAATCAGAGAGCGATCGCTTTATACAAAAATATGGGATTTGTTGAAGAAGGACGTAAGATTAAAGAATTCAAGTTAAATGACAATGAATACATTGATGATATTCTTATGTACAAATTTGTTTAG
- a CDS encoding MBL fold metallo-hydrolase produces the protein MSEEFLSKHFRLEKVREGIYAAIAKEGGGAVANAGFVDLGDKTIVLDTFNTQQAAKDLKDIAEKITNRPVTWVINSHWHGDHIRGNQTFKDCHIISSQNTYDKMKEVHPSRINNQKNDIDGLRNYIQSLKEQIDHSNNTNLENQISFLGELEVSLPTLELVLPQQTFKEEIALHGTNRSAKLFTLGGGHSCCDAILYIPEDKVIFMGDLLFVDCHPTIFEDSNPDKWIQILKKVESMEIEIAVPGHGSVGTKKNLSEVITYINDLSALARDSNSNEEIKLPNIYKHWSSPKIYQQNYKTIKAFYNS, from the coding sequence ATGAGTGAGGAATTTCTTAGCAAACATTTTAGACTTGAAAAAGTTAGGGAAGGAATATACGCTGCAATCGCAAAAGAAGGAGGTGGAGCTGTAGCGAATGCAGGTTTTGTCGATTTAGGTGATAAAACAATCGTTTTAGATACATTTAACACACAGCAGGCCGCTAAGGATTTAAAGGATATAGCTGAAAAAATAACGAATCGACCAGTTACCTGGGTTATTAATAGCCATTGGCACGGAGATCATATTCGAGGCAACCAAACATTTAAGGATTGTCATATTATTTCAAGCCAAAATACATACGACAAAATGAAGGAAGTTCATCCATCTAGAATAAATAACCAGAAAAATGATATCGATGGTCTGAGAAATTATATTCAATCTTTAAAAGAGCAGATCGATCATTCGAATAATACCAATTTAGAAAATCAAATAAGCTTTTTAGGTGAGTTGGAAGTTTCATTGCCAACTTTAGAATTAGTATTACCGCAGCAAACATTTAAAGAAGAAATCGCTTTACATGGAACGAATCGCAGTGCGAAGCTTTTCACATTAGGTGGAGGGCACTCATGCTGCGATGCCATTCTCTATATTCCAGAAGATAAAGTCATATTCATGGGTGATTTATTATTCGTCGATTGTCATCCAACAATTTTTGAAGACTCAAACCCGGATAAATGGATTCAGATTTTGAAAAAGGTAGAAAGCATGGAAATTGAGATTGCAGTTCCAGGACATGGTTCAGTTGGAACGAAAAAAAATCTTTCAGAGGTAATAACTTATATTAATGATTTATCTGCCCTTGCACGAGATAGCAACAGCAATGAAGAAATTAAGTTACCTAACATCTACAAACATTGGAGTTCTCCAAAGATTTATCAACAGAATTATAAAACGATAAAAGCTTTTTATAATAGTTGA
- a CDS encoding DinB family protein, with translation MFTTIDHFLKSWGYESVATQKLLNNLTDDSLKQEITSQNWTLGRIAWHTVSSIRIITSNTNLTFEAPTKDWPVPDSAQFIADSYQQASNSFIQSLKTQWNDKNLEERIDFFGQKMPNGSLLLFLIQHQNHHRGQMTILMRQAGLNVPGIYGPSKEEWANFGMEAPKM, from the coding sequence ATGTTCACAACCATAGATCATTTTTTAAAATCTTGGGGATATGAATCAGTGGCTACTCAAAAATTACTAAATAATTTAACTGATGACTCACTTAAACAGGAAATTACTTCACAGAATTGGACTTTAGGACGTATAGCTTGGCACACCGTTTCTTCCATTCGCATAATTACCTCAAATACAAATTTAACGTTTGAGGCCCCAACAAAAGATTGGCCCGTTCCTGATTCGGCTCAGTTTATAGCAGACAGCTACCAGCAAGCCAGTAATTCATTTATACAGTCATTAAAAACTCAATGGAACGATAAAAACTTAGAAGAACGTATAGACTTTTTTGGTCAAAAAATGCCAAATGGATCCCTTTTGTTGTTTTTGATTCAGCATCAAAACCACCATCGTGGACAAATGACGATTCTAATGCGACAAGCAGGTTTAAACGTTCCAGGTATTTATGGCCCGTCAAAAGAAGAATGGGCTAATTTTGGTATGGAAGCTCCCAAAATGTAA
- a CDS encoding NUDIX hydrolase, which produces MTQNGIVLVASVSIFKDDEVLIIKENKPTAIDKWNFPSGRIENGEDILYTACREVKEETGFDVKLNSTTGVYNFISSTNDQVILFHFTGEVTGGSLNLEEDEIIDSKWIKVNDLMKFEDEELREPRVLKKIIKNLFKGNMHSISLFNE; this is translated from the coding sequence ATGACTCAAAATGGGATTGTTTTAGTAGCGAGTGTATCAATTTTCAAAGATGATGAAGTCTTAATCATAAAAGAAAACAAACCAACCGCTATCGATAAATGGAACTTTCCGAGTGGACGTATTGAGAATGGTGAAGACATTCTCTATACCGCTTGTAGGGAAGTAAAAGAGGAAACAGGCTTTGATGTAAAACTTAATAGTACAACTGGTGTTTATAATTTTATTAGTAGCACAAACGACCAAGTTATTCTGTTTCATTTTACTGGTGAGGTTACTGGCGGATCATTAAATCTTGAAGAAGATGAGATTATAGACAGTAAGTGGATCAAGGTAAATGATCTTATGAAATTTGAAGATGAAGAACTACGGGAACCAAGGGTCCTAAAGAAAATAATAAAAAACTTATTTAAAGGGAATATGCATTCAATTAGTCTTTTTAATGAATAA
- a CDS encoding GNAT family N-acetyltransferase: protein MLKNKHAELVSNNGFYISTDKSLLDIEVIHKFLSNESYWNEGISKELVIASIDNSIICYGIYEGNPTIGSPKQVGFARVVSDLVRFSWLGDVFILPEYRGQGLSKWLMSVITEHPNLKGTSFQLATRDAHSLYAQYGFKPLDYVENRMARPLDWDAINDGYKKNK, encoded by the coding sequence ATGTTAAAGAATAAACACGCAGAGTTGGTAAGTAATAATGGTTTTTATATAAGTACGGACAAAAGCCTTTTGGATATAGAAGTAATACATAAATTCCTAAGTAATGAGTCTTATTGGAATGAGGGTATTTCCAAGGAATTAGTTATTGCATCCATTGATAATTCAATTATTTGTTATGGTATTTATGAAGGAAATCCAACAATTGGTTCTCCAAAACAGGTTGGCTTTGCACGGGTTGTATCCGATCTTGTTCGCTTTTCTTGGCTTGGTGATGTTTTTATACTTCCAGAATATAGAGGCCAAGGACTTAGTAAATGGTTAATGAGTGTGATCACAGAACACCCTAATTTGAAAGGAACAAGCTTTCAACTTGCCACAAGAGATGCCCACTCTCTTTATGCTCAATATGGCTTTAAGCCATTAGATTACGTTGAAAATAGAATGGCTAGGCCTCTTGATTGGGATGCGATAAATGATGGATATAAAAAAAATAAATGA
- a CDS encoding methyl-accepting chemotaxis protein, with the protein MFIKNLKIKNKLFLLVMTSIIFLTCVTAIGYVYMSQMSENTEEMYSKRLIPIKNINLIRNNNRALDSFVLELMITTDRAKQVELETRMNERFEENRQLIKEYESIRLDADVKQNFGHLKEQLQAYESELQEIMKLALAGKSLDAYSLYSTKLSNIRIAVSGYSDVLSDSNIKAADHLNKTNVEKKNQATIIMIAVSLLAAVIFTVIGFAIIKMITVPLKEMQLHMAKAEKGDFTIRGMVHSKDEVGLLSTSFNSMVTGIQGLIQQVSQTSEHVAASAEELTASAEMSNKATEHIAKTIEELATGTDKQVHSVGEAKKIMNEMSEGIRKIAGNTHNVSGTALHTSEKASEGNQTILNAVQQMNSIDQTVSLLGETVKGLGERSKEIGSIIEVITNISAQTNLLALNAAIEAARAGDNGRGFAVVADEVRKLAEQSTVSAQKISSLITSIQSETQSAILSMGQASVEVKEGIEMVHTAGESFRQIQGSVKEVANDILEVSSAIQQFAASSEYILETIHVVNEVAEATFTGTEEVSSATEEQLASMEEISSSSHALSKVAEELQVLVGEFRV; encoded by the coding sequence ATGTTTATTAAAAACTTAAAAATAAAAAATAAATTATTTCTATTAGTCATGACGTCCATCATCTTTCTTACTTGTGTTACGGCAATTGGTTATGTTTATATGAGCCAAATGTCTGAAAATACGGAGGAAATGTATTCAAAACGATTGATTCCAATAAAAAATATTAATCTTATTCGGAATAACAATCGAGCGCTTGATTCGTTTGTTTTAGAGTTGATGATCACAACGGACAGAGCGAAACAAGTAGAGTTAGAGACAAGAATGAATGAGAGATTTGAGGAAAATCGTCAATTAATAAAAGAATACGAATCCATCCGTCTTGATGCAGACGTCAAACAAAATTTTGGTCATTTAAAAGAGCAACTACAAGCCTATGAGTCCGAACTTCAAGAGATTATGAAGCTGGCACTGGCAGGTAAATCACTAGATGCTTATTCTCTATATTCAACTAAGTTGAGTAATATTCGCATTGCAGTAAGTGGATATTCCGATGTCCTTAGTGACAGTAATATTAAAGCAGCAGACCATTTAAATAAAACCAATGTCGAGAAAAAGAATCAAGCTACGATCATTATGATAGCTGTTTCATTGCTAGCAGCAGTGATTTTTACTGTAATAGGATTTGCGATTATTAAGATGATTACAGTTCCGCTGAAGGAAATGCAGCTTCACATGGCTAAAGCTGAAAAAGGGGATTTTACTATTAGAGGAATGGTTCATTCTAAGGATGAAGTGGGATTATTGTCTACGTCCTTTAACAGTATGGTGACGGGGATACAGGGACTTATTCAGCAAGTATCTCAAACATCTGAACATGTTGCTGCTTCTGCAGAGGAATTAACTGCAAGTGCTGAAATGTCAAATAAAGCAACCGAGCACATTGCAAAAACAATCGAAGAATTAGCCACTGGAACAGATAAACAAGTTCATAGTGTTGGTGAAGCGAAGAAAATAATGAATGAAATGTCTGAAGGTATCCGGAAAATTGCTGGCAATACACATAATGTATCAGGAACGGCCTTACACACATCGGAAAAAGCGTCTGAAGGAAATCAAACGATTTTAAATGCTGTTCAACAAATGAACTCAATTGATCAAACGGTTTCATTATTAGGTGAGACGGTGAAAGGTTTAGGTGAACGCTCCAAAGAAATTGGATCGATCATCGAGGTCATTACAAATATATCTGCTCAAACAAATCTACTTGCATTAAATGCTGCTATTGAAGCGGCTAGAGCTGGAGACAATGGCCGTGGGTTTGCTGTCGTTGCCGATGAAGTTCGAAAGCTTGCTGAACAATCAACCGTCTCTGCGCAAAAAATTTCATCTTTAATCACTTCTATTCAAAGCGAAACACAGTCTGCTATCCTTTCGATGGGACAAGCTTCTGTTGAGGTGAAAGAAGGAATCGAAATGGTGCATACTGCAGGAGAGTCTTTCCGGCAAATTCAAGGGTCTGTTAAAGAAGTAGCAAATGATATTTTAGAGGTTTCTTCAGCTATCCAGCAATTTGCAGCTAGTTCAGAATACATTCTTGAAACCATTCATGTAGTAAATGAAGTTGCAGAAGCAACTTTTACAGGTACAGAAGAAGTTTCATCCGCCACCGAAGAACAGCTAGCATCTATGGAAGAAATATCCTCATCCTCGCATGCACTTTCAAAAGTGGCAGAGGAATTGCAAGTGTTGGTAGGGGAATTTAGAGTGTAA
- a CDS encoding M3 family metallopeptidase encodes MSSQAVDEFLTEQNKNMEALYKPVVLNNWMSATTGKKEWSEKHEKSLSDYYANFSEQATFNKVISLRKEQNLTHIQLRQLDDLYNKMVKNQLDKSDLAETLKLEKEISYVFNTFRPTFEGKEVTNNELLDILKNSDQNEQRKEAWLASKQVGKKIEKNLLKLIHKRNKDAKALGFDHFYQMSLSTQELDINTVFDTFKQLKDLSDEPFRIIKDEIDEERAKKMNIRKDELRPWHYADPFFQEAPSVGGVDLDKFYKGKNLEKVVIDTFSSMGLDIEDILKKSDLYPRENKNPFGFCTNIDRKGDIRVLVNMDESVFWATALLHEFGHAAYFKYIDQSLPFILLFHSHSLTTEAIALFFGRLNKNFEWQKRFLGLEEEHLTNEIPAIEKMLQRQMLVSARWIMTFTFFERQLYENPDQDLNKLWWELVKDIQFINSPEDSSYPDWASKMHFSLAPGTYQDYLLGELTASQLQNYMETHISSDLFKPEVGMYIKENFFKYGASLHWNEKIKKATGEYLNPIYFIKQFFNLKS; translated from the coding sequence ATGTCATCCCAAGCAGTAGATGAATTTTTAACCGAACAAAATAAAAATATGGAGGCACTTTATAAACCGGTTGTATTGAATAATTGGATGTCTGCAACAACAGGCAAAAAAGAGTGGAGCGAAAAGCATGAAAAGTCTTTAAGTGATTACTATGCTAATTTTTCTGAGCAGGCAACTTTTAATAAGGTAATATCGCTTAGGAAAGAGCAAAATCTTACTCATATTCAATTACGCCAATTAGACGATTTGTATAATAAAATGGTTAAAAACCAGCTTGATAAAAGTGACCTGGCTGAAACCTTAAAACTTGAAAAAGAGATTTCGTATGTATTTAATACATTTAGACCTACCTTTGAAGGGAAAGAAGTAACAAATAACGAGCTATTAGATATTCTTAAGAACAGTGATCAAAATGAACAAAGAAAAGAAGCGTGGCTTGCGAGTAAGCAAGTCGGAAAGAAAATTGAAAAGAACCTTTTGAAGTTAATACATAAAAGAAATAAAGATGCAAAAGCATTGGGATTCGATCATTTTTATCAAATGAGCTTATCAACTCAAGAATTGGATATTAATACTGTTTTTGATACGTTTAAACAATTAAAAGACTTATCAGATGAACCATTTCGTATCATTAAAGATGAAATAGACGAAGAACGGGCCAAAAAAATGAATATAAGAAAAGACGAACTTCGCCCTTGGCATTATGCTGACCCGTTTTTTCAAGAAGCTCCTTCAGTAGGAGGGGTAGATTTAGACAAATTTTATAAAGGTAAGAATCTAGAAAAGGTTGTTATCGATACATTCAGTTCCATGGGATTAGATATTGAAGATATCCTTAAAAAGAGTGATCTGTATCCTCGTGAGAATAAAAATCCATTTGGATTTTGTACGAATATTGATCGTAAAGGGGATATAAGAGTTCTAGTAAATATGGATGAAAGTGTATTTTGGGCAACTGCTCTACTCCATGAGTTCGGCCATGCTGCTTATTTTAAATATATTGATCAAAGCTTACCTTTTATTTTGCTTTTTCATTCGCACTCATTGACAACCGAAGCAATTGCCTTGTTTTTTGGGCGATTGAATAAAAATTTTGAATGGCAAAAACGTTTTCTAGGATTAGAAGAAGAACACCTAACAAATGAAATTCCAGCCATCGAAAAAATGCTGCAGCGTCAAATGTTAGTTTCTGCAAGATGGATTATGACTTTTACCTTTTTCGAAAGACAATTATACGAAAATCCTGACCAGGATTTAAATAAATTATGGTGGGAATTAGTGAAAGATATTCAATTTATTAATTCTCCTGAAGATTCAAGCTATCCTGATTGGGCTTCAAAAATGCACTTTTCTTTAGCTCCAGGCACCTACCAGGACTATCTACTAGGGGAATTAACAGCATCTCAGCTTCAAAATTATATGGAAACTCATATTTCTTCTGACTTATTTAAACCCGAAGTAGGTATGTATATAAAAGAAAACTTCTTCAAATACGGTGCTTCTCTGCATTGGAATGAGAAAATAAAAAAGGCTACAGGAGAATATTTAAACCCAATTTACTTTATCAAACAATTTTTTAATCTCAAAAGCTAG
- a CDS encoding murein hydrolase activator EnvC family protein, whose amino-acid sequence MKRKLLILGIGIIVGYGSLSYTVPDTAYAANKQLEDKKKDVQNKRSGVQSEINSTQNKVDDINAEQAVVENEIKKLDFAISDTNSKIREKETQIGEAEKEIQRLQAEIAVLKEQIKKRDELLKERVRSIQENGGAINYLEVLLGAQSFGDFINRVSAVTTFMQADRDLLKTHQEDKAMLDQTEAKVQKQLDELNQKKTELVAMKKKLDNQSADKNKLLAQLNKQEEEMHEMLHELEDQDAILAAQEKAVKQEIAAWNKRQRELEEQRRKQAANGSVGATPPVTSGAFMNPTTGSLTSHFGQRWGTFHSGIDIGKGGRTGAVPIVAAASGTVIRANYDRSYGNVVMIAHVIDGQVMTTVYGHMESLHVSNGQSVEKGQMIGYMGSTGNSTGPHLHFEIHHGGWNGSRTNAVNPLKYVSY is encoded by the coding sequence GTGAAACGAAAACTTCTTATTCTAGGAATTGGAATCATTGTAGGTTATGGCAGCTTGAGTTATACGGTTCCTGATACTGCATATGCTGCAAATAAGCAGCTCGAGGATAAAAAGAAGGATGTTCAAAATAAGCGTTCAGGCGTCCAATCAGAAATTAACAGCACACAAAATAAAGTGGATGATATCAATGCTGAACAGGCCGTCGTTGAAAATGAAATTAAAAAACTAGATTTTGCAATATCTGACACAAACAGCAAAATTAGAGAAAAAGAGACTCAAATCGGAGAGGCAGAGAAAGAGATACAAAGACTCCAAGCGGAAATAGCCGTTCTAAAGGAGCAAATTAAGAAACGTGATGAGCTTCTGAAAGAACGTGTTCGGTCTATTCAAGAAAACGGCGGAGCTATTAATTATTTAGAAGTATTACTAGGAGCACAAAGCTTTGGAGATTTTATTAATCGGGTAAGTGCAGTAACTACATTTATGCAGGCTGATAGAGATTTGCTTAAGACTCACCAAGAGGATAAAGCAATGCTTGATCAAACAGAGGCCAAGGTTCAAAAGCAGTTAGATGAATTGAATCAAAAGAAGACAGAGCTTGTAGCAATGAAGAAAAAACTAGATAACCAAAGTGCTGATAAAAATAAGCTATTAGCTCAATTAAACAAACAAGAAGAAGAAATGCATGAGATGCTTCATGAACTTGAGGATCAGGATGCCATCCTTGCTGCTCAGGAAAAGGCAGTTAAACAGGAAATTGCAGCATGGAATAAAAGGCAGCGAGAGCTTGAAGAGCAACGGAGGAAGCAAGCAGCGAACGGCTCGGTTGGTGCAACACCGCCGGTAACGAGTGGTGCATTCATGAACCCGACTACTGGCAGTCTTACTTCACATTTTGGTCAACGATGGGGAACTTTCCATTCAGGTATTGATATTGGAAAAGGCGGGCGAACAGGAGCAGTTCCGATCGTCGCCGCTGCATCGGGTACAGTTATCCGTGCCAACTATGATCGAAGCTATGGGAATGTCGTGATGATTGCCCACGTGATCGATGGTCAAGTAATGACGACCGTTTATGGTCATATGGAAAGCCTTCATGTTTCGAATGGTCAAAGTGTTGAAAAAGGCCAAATGATAGGATATATGGGCAGCACAGGGAATTCAACGGGTCCGCATTTACACTTCGAAATTCATCATGGTGGATGGAACGGAAGCAGAACAAATGCAGTGAACCCACTTAAATATGTTTCTTATTAA
- a CDS encoding MFS transporter codes for MLLKHNDAFRNLFLGRIFNVFADSVMFFSLLKWIEIQSNESSAFTLFYVAFYLPITLFALPIGAWLDNKTLQKVMAYSTAIRVVMLIIFLAAMPYLAYQWVYVLLIIVSILGLFFVPANQALLPHIVEIEYRPSANSLLQLGFTAVKIFGQVFTAFMIKLSILPSTLLIASVILLLLSLFFIKKIKPLVKKEQVTEQSQWERMKEGIRYITKHIQLKPLFSILALAMFFVASVDLVLISFLNEVLFVGVENLGFIGTSSLLGIAVGAAIVPKWYKRIERKWLIIPPLFALCLSIGSLFFITHWVMILPFFFMQGIALGCFNVTFVTYLQDVVSSENYTRTFSLYNMIASSMALPGVLLVGALLNRIGVLNTILVLSGILLLIGIFGIYLIPQLGKGRLTEFSDENTA; via the coding sequence TTGTTACTTAAACACAATGATGCTTTTCGTAATTTATTTTTAGGGAGAATTTTCAATGTGTTTGCGGATTCTGTAATGTTTTTTTCTTTATTAAAGTGGATAGAAATACAATCGAATGAAAGTAGTGCTTTTACTCTTTTTTATGTTGCTTTCTATCTTCCAATTACTCTCTTCGCACTCCCAATTGGTGCGTGGCTAGATAATAAAACATTACAAAAAGTCATGGCCTATTCCACTGCCATTCGAGTCGTCATGCTAATCATCTTTTTAGCAGCGATGCCTTATTTAGCGTATCAATGGGTATATGTTTTACTAATCATAGTAAGTATTTTAGGGCTATTTTTTGTTCCGGCTAATCAAGCTCTTTTGCCTCATATCGTTGAAATTGAATATCGTCCATCGGCTAACAGTTTGCTACAATTAGGTTTTACTGCAGTCAAAATTTTTGGACAAGTATTTACAGCTTTCATGATTAAATTATCTATTTTACCCTCTACATTATTAATCGCTTCAGTTATACTTCTTCTACTTTCGCTATTTTTTATTAAAAAAATCAAACCATTGGTAAAGAAGGAACAGGTTACAGAACAAAGTCAGTGGGAACGAATGAAGGAAGGTATACGCTATATCACGAAACATATTCAACTCAAGCCCTTATTTTCTATATTAGCTTTGGCGATGTTTTTTGTTGCTTCAGTGGATTTAGTATTAATCTCATTTTTAAATGAAGTATTATTTGTAGGGGTCGAGAACTTAGGTTTTATTGGGACTTCGTCATTATTAGGGATTGCAGTTGGGGCAGCGATTGTTCCAAAATGGTATAAAAGAATTGAAAGAAAGTGGTTAATCATACCGCCCTTATTTGCTTTGTGTTTAAGTATTGGAAGTTTATTTTTTATTACACATTGGGTGATGATACTTCCATTTTTCTTTATGCAAGGGATTGCTTTAGGATGCTTTAATGTTACGTTTGTTACCTATTTGCAGGATGTGGTTTCAAGTGAAAATTATACGAGAACTTTTAGTTTATACAATATGATTGCAAGCTCGATGGCTTTGCCAGGAGTACTATTAGTGGGAGCATTATTAAACAGGATTGGGGTCTTAAATACGATTCTTGTTTTATCAGGAATTTTACTTTTGATTGGCATTTTCGGAATCTACTTAATTCCTCAGTTAGGGAAAGGCCGTTTAACAGAGTTTAGTGATGAAAATACTGCTTAA